A region from the Serinibacter arcticus genome encodes:
- a CDS encoding glutamine amidotransferase-related protein produces the protein MTRTALVLRHDPGIGLGNVAPTLASHGYAVTTIDTPGGDVGALDPLDWDVVVALGGTEGAYETDAHPYLAAEIELLATRAAARRPILGICLGAQMLAAALGARAYRGDAHEVGLLAVDLTPAGTASPVRHVAGVRMVEWHHDTFDLPDGVELLATSPSYPQAYGVGRWLLAVQFHPEVDDVILDGWIDRWSAEVHTGLTAEDLRADAAQHLDAAQAASRAMVGEWLDGLAGPDGPDVKND, from the coding sequence ATGACCCGCACCGCCCTCGTGCTGCGACACGACCCCGGCATCGGCCTCGGCAACGTCGCGCCCACCCTCGCCTCCCACGGGTACGCCGTCACCACGATCGACACCCCGGGCGGCGACGTGGGCGCGCTCGATCCGCTCGACTGGGACGTCGTCGTCGCCCTCGGCGGGACGGAGGGCGCCTACGAGACCGACGCGCACCCCTACCTCGCCGCCGAGATCGAGCTGCTCGCCACGCGTGCCGCCGCCCGCCGACCGATCCTCGGCATCTGCCTCGGCGCACAGATGCTCGCGGCGGCCCTCGGCGCGCGGGCCTACCGCGGGGACGCCCACGAGGTCGGCCTCCTCGCCGTCGACCTCACGCCGGCCGGAACCGCCTCTCCCGTGCGACACGTCGCGGGTGTCCGGATGGTCGAGTGGCACCACGACACGTTCGACCTCCCCGACGGCGTGGAGCTCCTCGCGACGTCGCCCTCCTACCCGCAGGCGTACGGCGTCGGCCGGTGGCTGCTGGCGGTGCAGTTCCACCCCGAGGTCGACGACGTGATCCTCGACGGCTGGATCGACCGCTGGTCGGCGGAGGTGCACACGGGGCTGACGGCCGAGGACCTCCGCGCCGACGCGGCGCAGCACCTCGACGCGGCGCAGGCGGCCTCGCGGGCGATGGTCGGCGAGTGGCTGGACGGGTTGGCCGGGCCGGACGGGCCGGACGTGAAGAACGACTGA
- a CDS encoding RNA polymerase sigma factor: protein MGQEHEDRRWFTGVVEEHSRALVRYFARRGPVQDAEDLAADVLVTAWRRRDDVPREAVLPWLYTTAGYTLANHRRKHADLPVAELPERPSPARVGTDPEISAIFDAEVRGALGAVAERDRHILLLNAWEGLDGAELAQVLGISRSGADAALSRARKRLREAWTDRLHL, encoded by the coding sequence ATGGGCCAGGAGCACGAGGACAGACGCTGGTTCACCGGCGTCGTCGAGGAGCACTCGCGCGCGCTCGTGCGCTACTTCGCGCGACGGGGTCCCGTGCAGGACGCGGAGGATCTCGCCGCGGACGTGCTCGTGACCGCGTGGCGACGCCGCGACGACGTCCCTCGCGAGGCCGTCCTCCCCTGGCTCTACACGACGGCCGGCTACACGCTCGCCAACCACCGCCGCAAGCACGCCGACCTCCCGGTGGCGGAGCTGCCCGAGCGACCGTCACCCGCGCGCGTGGGCACGGATCCGGAGATCTCGGCGATCTTCGACGCCGAGGTCAGGGGGGCGCTGGGCGCCGTCGCGGAGCGGGACCGCCACATCCTGCTGCTCAACGCGTGGGAGGGGCTCGACGGCGCGGAGCTCGCCCAGGTGCTCGGCATCTCGCGGTCAGGCGCGGACGCCGCGCTGTCCCGCGCCCGCAAGCGCCTGCGGGAAGCCTGGACCGACCGGCTCCACCTCTGA
- a CDS encoding glutamine amidotransferase, with translation MRQFVLLASRQLDGVADEEYAAFCRFMDLPPERLRRVRLEQGPLPDLDLDTVAGVVVGGSPFTSSDPEETKSDVQLRVEREIGDLLVEICDRDLPFLGACYGVGTLGVHLGGVVDTTFGEPAGAVPVTLTDEGRSDPLLAGMPTTFEAYVGHKEALREAPPGSVLLASSPTAPVQMLRYRRNVYATQFHPELDAEGIVSRLLAYRHEGYFDPAEVDAVVARVRSANVIHTGRILKRFAALYG, from the coding sequence ATGCGGCAGTTCGTCCTGCTCGCATCGCGTCAGCTGGACGGCGTGGCGGACGAGGAGTACGCGGCCTTCTGCCGCTTCATGGACCTTCCGCCCGAGCGCCTCCGTCGCGTCCGGCTCGAGCAGGGACCCCTGCCGGATCTCGACCTCGACACCGTCGCCGGGGTGGTCGTGGGGGGCAGCCCCTTCACCTCGAGCGATCCGGAGGAGACGAAGTCCGACGTCCAGCTCCGCGTCGAGCGGGAGATCGGTGACCTCCTCGTCGAGATCTGCGACCGCGACCTGCCGTTCCTGGGCGCCTGCTACGGCGTCGGCACGCTCGGCGTGCACCTCGGGGGCGTCGTCGACACGACGTTCGGCGAGCCGGCAGGGGCGGTCCCCGTCACGCTGACCGACGAAGGCCGCAGCGACCCGCTGCTGGCGGGGATGCCGACCACGTTCGAGGCGTACGTCGGCCACAAGGAGGCGCTGCGCGAGGCCCCGCCCGGCAGCGTGCTCCTGGCGTCCTCGCCGACGGCGCCCGTGCAGATGCTGCGCTACCGCCGCAACGTCTACGCGACCCAGTTCCACCCCGAGCTCGACGCCGAGGGCATCGTCTCCCGCCTCCTCGCCTACCGGCACGAGGGCTACTTCGACCCGGCCGAGGTCGACGCCGTCGTCGCCCGCGTGCGGAGCGCGAACGTCATCCACACCGGCCGGATCCTGAAGCGGTTCGCGGCCCTCTACGGATGA
- a CDS encoding FAD-binding and (Fe-S)-binding domain-containing protein, which yields MTTLTRPPGAGRPPEDATAALLSDLARVTEADAGRRRRAEYSTDASNYRVVPQVVTFPRHVDEVLATLEVARTHRAPVTARGAGTSVAGNAVGPGVVIDFSRHLHAIGEIDPEQRTAVVQPGVVMSSLQTAAAPHGLWFGPDPSTKNRATLGGMIGNNACGPHALAYGRTADNVRSLDVVDGAGRRFTAGSGRDALEAVAGLDRLVAANLALMRTELGRFTRQVSGYSLEHLLPERGSHLARALVGTEGSVVTLLGATVELHPLPTAPVLVVLGYADMPSAADAVVPLAALKPLAIEGMDARLVDVVRQHVGSVPDLPRGAGWLFCEVGGADETEALANAAALVAASDCVDSLITTDKAKSAALWRIRADGVGLAGRTPAGRQAWPGWEDAAVPPENLGAYLRDFDALLAQYGVDGLPYGHFGDGCIHVRIDLPLDRPGDVPDFEAFMNDAARLVGSYGGSLSGEHGDGRARGGLLHHMYTPEALGLFEQFKGLLDPSDHLNPGIVVRPAPVTANLRRPQAITLGTKGFALPHDGGDLTQAVHRCVGVGKCRADNSSAGGFMCPSYQATGDERNATRGRARVLQELANGSFVQGWDAPEVADSLDLCLSCKACGRDCPAGVDMATYKAEVTYRRYKGKLRPMSHYVLGWLPRWAKLATAFPPVAGLANLALRVAPLRKAVFAVSGIDGRRKMTAFTTHRFSRWFPQRSGTALTARGRTPDDGASDGVAATGTRTRDVILWADSFSEHLDPAGAQAMVRLLEKAGYTVRIPSSDACCGLTWISTGQLDGARKRLARTLDVLGPAAAKGVPIIGVEPSCTAVLRSDLVELLPDDPRSAQVAGAVRTLAELLTDPELGPGEDWAPPSLVGTTVVAQPHCHQHSVMGFDADAMLLARTGATVTQLAGCCGLAGNFGMEKGHYEVSVAVAENALLPALREAPEGAVYLADGYSCRTQAEQLAGTRGTTLAQLLLAE from the coding sequence GTGACCACCCTCACCCGTCCGCCCGGTGCCGGACGGCCCCCGGAGGACGCCACGGCCGCACTGCTGAGCGATCTGGCGCGCGTGACCGAGGCCGACGCGGGACGCCGCCGTCGCGCCGAGTACTCCACCGACGCGTCGAACTACCGCGTCGTCCCGCAGGTCGTCACGTTCCCGCGGCACGTCGACGAGGTGCTCGCCACGCTCGAGGTCGCCCGTACCCACCGGGCCCCGGTCACCGCGCGAGGTGCGGGAACCAGCGTGGCGGGCAACGCCGTCGGGCCCGGGGTGGTCATCGACTTCTCGCGCCACCTCCACGCGATCGGCGAGATCGATCCGGAGCAGCGCACCGCCGTCGTGCAGCCCGGTGTGGTGATGAGCAGCCTGCAGACGGCCGCCGCGCCGCACGGGCTGTGGTTCGGGCCCGACCCGAGCACCAAGAACCGCGCCACGCTCGGCGGGATGATCGGCAACAACGCGTGCGGTCCGCACGCGCTCGCCTACGGGCGCACGGCCGACAACGTCCGCAGCCTCGACGTCGTGGACGGCGCCGGTCGCCGCTTCACGGCCGGCTCCGGTCGCGACGCCCTCGAGGCGGTGGCCGGGCTCGACCGTCTGGTGGCCGCCAACCTCGCCCTGATGCGCACCGAGCTCGGGCGCTTCACCCGCCAGGTCTCGGGCTACTCGCTCGAGCACCTGCTGCCCGAGCGGGGCAGCCACCTCGCCCGCGCGCTGGTGGGCACCGAGGGCAGCGTCGTCACGCTGCTCGGCGCGACCGTCGAGCTCCACCCCCTTCCGACGGCGCCCGTGCTGGTGGTGCTCGGCTACGCCGACATGCCCAGCGCGGCCGACGCCGTCGTCCCGCTCGCGGCCCTGAAGCCCCTCGCGATCGAGGGCATGGACGCGCGGCTCGTCGACGTCGTGCGCCAGCACGTCGGCTCGGTGCCCGACCTGCCGCGCGGCGCGGGCTGGCTGTTCTGCGAGGTCGGTGGGGCCGACGAGACCGAGGCGCTCGCCAACGCGGCCGCCCTGGTGGCCGCGAGCGACTGCGTCGACTCGCTCATCACGACCGACAAGGCCAAGTCGGCGGCGCTGTGGCGGATCCGGGCCGACGGCGTCGGTCTCGCCGGGCGCACGCCCGCCGGCCGCCAGGCGTGGCCGGGCTGGGAGGACGCGGCGGTCCCGCCCGAGAACCTCGGCGCCTACCTGCGCGACTTCGACGCGCTGCTCGCGCAGTACGGCGTCGACGGTCTGCCCTACGGCCACTTCGGCGACGGCTGCATCCACGTGCGCATCGACCTCCCGCTCGACCGCCCCGGCGACGTCCCCGACTTCGAGGCGTTCATGAACGACGCCGCCCGGCTCGTGGGGTCCTACGGCGGCTCCCTCTCGGGTGAGCACGGCGACGGCCGCGCCCGCGGCGGGCTGCTGCACCACATGTACACGCCCGAGGCGCTCGGCCTGTTCGAGCAGTTCAAGGGCCTGCTGGACCCCTCCGACCACCTCAACCCGGGCATCGTCGTGCGGCCGGCGCCCGTGACGGCCAACCTGCGCCGCCCGCAGGCGATCACGTTGGGGACCAAGGGCTTCGCCCTGCCGCACGACGGCGGGGACCTCACCCAGGCGGTCCACCGGTGCGTCGGCGTCGGCAAGTGCCGTGCGGACAACAGCAGCGCGGGCGGCTTCATGTGCCCCAGCTACCAGGCCACGGGCGACGAGCGGAACGCCACCCGCGGTCGCGCCCGCGTGTTGCAGGAGCTGGCGAACGGCTCGTTCGTGCAGGGCTGGGACGCGCCCGAGGTGGCCGACTCGCTCGACCTCTGCCTCTCGTGCAAGGCGTGCGGGCGCGACTGCCCCGCCGGCGTCGACATGGCCACGTACAAGGCCGAGGTCACCTACCGCCGGTACAAGGGCAAGCTGCGGCCGATGTCGCACTACGTGCTGGGCTGGCTGCCGCGCTGGGCGAAGCTCGCGACGGCGTTCCCGCCCGTCGCCGGGCTGGCGAACCTCGCGCTGCGGGTCGCGCCGCTGCGAAAGGCCGTGTTCGCCGTCTCGGGGATCGACGGCCGGCGGAAGATGACGGCGTTCACCACCCATCGCTTCTCGCGCTGGTTCCCCCAGCGGTCCGGGACGGCGCTGACGGCACGGGGGCGGACGCCCGACGACGGCGCGTCCGACGGCGTCGCGGCGACCGGGACCCGCACGCGCGACGTGATCCTCTGGGCCGACTCCTTCTCCGAGCACCTCGACCCCGCGGGGGCGCAGGCGATGGTCAGGCTGCTCGAGAAGGCCGGGTACACCGTGCGGATCCCGAGCAGCGACGCCTGCTGCGGCCTGACCTGGATCTCCACCGGCCAGCTCGACGGCGCGCGCAAGCGGCTCGCGCGCACGCTCGACGTGCTCGGTCCGGCGGCCGCGAAGGGCGTGCCGATCATCGGCGTCGAGCCCTCGTGCACCGCGGTGCTGCGCAGCGACCTCGTCGAGCTGCTGCCCGACGACCCCCGGTCGGCGCAGGTCGCCGGTGCCGTCCGGACGCTCGCGGAGCTCCTCACCGACCCCGAGCTGGGGCCGGGCGAGGACTGGGCGCCGCCGTCGCTCGTCGGGACCACCGTCGTCGCGCAGCCGCACTGCCACCAGCACTCCGTGATGGGTTTCGACGCCGACGCGATGCTCCTGGCTCGCACCGGTGCGACGGTCACGCAGCTCGCCGGCTGCTGCGGGCTGGCGGGCAACTTCGGCATGGAGAAGGGCCACTACGAGGTGAGCGTGGCGGTCGCCGAGAACGCGCTGCTGCCCGCGCTGCGGGAGGCGCCGGAGGGTGCGGTCTACCTCGCCGACGGCTACTCGTGCCGCACGCAGGCCGAGCAGCTGGCCGGAACCAGGGGCACGACGCTCGCCCAGCTCCTTCTGGCAGAATGA